The DNA segment CCCGGCGTTTCCTATGAGAAAATCAGCGGTATCGCGGCGGCGGGGATCGGAGCGGATCATGAAGCCTTAAATGCGAAGGATGTCCTCAAAAGATTAAGGCTGGGGCTATATGCCACTCTGAGATATTCCTCGATACGTCCTGACTTACCGGACATTTTGCAAGGCCTGGTGGGTGACCCGCGCTTTAATTTGAATCGTGTCATGCTAACGAGCGATGGTCCTTCGCCAAATTTCACGGCAGCGCACAGCTGTGCCAGTATGATCAAGCTATGTATAGAAGCGGGCATTCCCGCCGCTGATGCTTACAGATTAGGTACGTTAAATCCGGCGACGTATTACGGCTTGGACGAGGATTTAGGCGGTATAGCTCCAGGCAAGCTTGCTTGCTTCAATGTTCTTTCTTCACTAAGTGATCCTACACCAATACATGTGATGCAGCAAGGGAAATGGCATGTCTGGAATCGGTGCCAAGTAAATCCTACCGATGAAGCCATGATTTCAGACTGGTTGAAGGCGTATTTTCCATCGTCAAGAATAACGGTAAACCTGACTCCTGCCCAGATCCGAGTGGAAACCGATATCGGCATTGAACTGATCAACGACGTGATAACCAAGCCATATGAGTTTACCGCCAATTCTGAACTGGATGCGGAAGAGTGTTTTATTTCGCTGCTTGACTCCCATGGCCAGTGGGGACTTCATACCCGTTTGAAAGGTTTTGCGACTGGAGTGGTCGCGCTCGCCAGCACCTATAGCGCTTCGAAAGACACTTTGCTAATCGGTAGAAATTTGGGCGTTATGTGCGATGTGTTGCGAGAGCTTAACGATCGAGGTGACGGAATACTGGCTTATTTTGCAAACGGTGAGCAAGTTTATATTCCGCTTCCGTTAGGCGGCACGATGAGCGCCGCGGATATGAGAGCTGTTAGCGATTGTCTGGAACGATTTACGGGATTAATGCGTGAGCACGGCTATCGTTTTCGTGATCCGGCTTATACGCTACTATTTTTAACCGCATCACATTTGCCCAACATCCGTATGTCCGAAAGAGGGTTGTATTTGGTCAAGAACGATGAGGTGATAATTAGTCCGGTACAACTGAATATCGATTAGCGCTTTTCACAACATTCAGTACGGAAGGTGAAACTTATGCTCATTACCGATGTTATTCAAGCTCATGCTGCTAGTCATCCGGATAAAATCGCTCTTATTATAGATAACACCCGAAAAACGTACAAGGAATTATATTGCGGAATCAAGATGGCGGCTCATGTACTACTTGATTATGAGGATGAATTAAATGATGATCGTGATACGATTGTCGGTTTTTTACTGAATAATAGCGTTGAATTCATACAATATTTTTTAGCTGCGACAAAAATCGGTTTATGTTCTGCCTTATTCGACCCGAAGTGGACTGACGTGAATATTGAAGCCATCATCCGCCAATGCCAGCCTGCAATACTTATCGTTGATTTCGATATACTGCCGCGCTTAACCAATATACCTCACACCGCAAAGCTAATTGTCATCGACTCCGATGCTTCGGCGCACTCGCCTATGATCGCCAAATACAACGTAACTGCCGACTGGATCTCATCCGAGCCTCACCGGTTTTCAACGAGCGAAAGCTTGTTTTATATGGGGTTCACCTCGGGAACGACCGGGCTACCCAAGGGATTTGTACGTGCCCAGCGGTCATGGATTGAAAGCTTCACCCGTGCGAAGGAAGCATTTTGTCTTGCTGATAACGATCATGTTCTGGGTACGGGGCCACTTGTCCATTCCTTAACGATCTATGCAGCGATTCAAACCTTGTACCTAGGTGGAACCTTCTACTTATCTCGAAAATTCAGGGCAGAGCTAGCTATAGAGACGCTTGAATCCAATCCAATTACCCATATTTATTTGGTTCCAACGATATTTGAAGCGATTTATCATGCGGCGATCTCTCGTTCGTATAAATTTACTTCAACCACCGTAAGGTCATTAATAACGACAGGCGATAAATGGACGCCGGAGTCGAAGCAAAAGGTGAATCAGATATTTTCCAAAGCCGGTATATATGAGTTCTACGGTGCTTCTGAGTTAAGCTTCGTGACGGTACTTGATCCGGTAGGGAACGAGCAAAAGCCGAGCTCCGTCGGCAAGCCGTTTAGCGGCGTTGAAGTATCCATTCGCAAACCTGACGGTGAAGAAGCAGGTGAAGGCGAGGTCGGCCAGGTTTACATCAAGAGCGGTATGATCTTTTCCGGTTACTTCGAGAATGAAGAGGAGACAAAGCAGGTCATTCAAGGCGAGTGGGCGACTGTAGGTGATTTGGCAATGAGGGATGCCGATGGTTTTCTCTATATGGTGGGCAGAAATAAGAACATGATTATTAGCGGTGGCCTCAACATTTATCCAGAGGAAATTGAGAAAGTGCTGCTTAAGCAGGAGGAGATAGCCGAGACAGTTGTTGTTGGCGTACCTGATGCGTACTGGGGTCAAAAAGTGGTGGCGCTTATTCAGTTCCAAGAGGGGGCAGTACTTGCCGATCAGGATATATTTGCGTTATGCCGAAAGCAGTTGGCCAGCTATAAATGTCCGAAGGAAATTATTCGGGTACATTCCTTTCCTTATACGACAAGCGGTAAAATATCGCGAACGAAAATTATTGACTGGCTAGCCGGAAGGGGGGTGTAGAGCATGGCTATTCCCGTTATCGTAGCGGCGAAACGAACCGCGATCGGCAAGTATGGTGGAATGTTCAAAGAGACTCCGCCCGAGGTGCTCACAGCGGAAGTGATCAAAGCCATCTTGAACGATATGCTCGTGCAGGCTTGCGAGATCGATGACGTTATCCTTGGAAATGTAGTCGGCCCTGGTGGCAACATCGCCAGATTGTCCGCTTTGACTGCACGGCTTCCGGTAGAGGTTCCGGGATTAACGGTGGATCGTCAATGCGGCTCGGGTCTTGAGGCGATCAACATCGCGGCTAGGCTTATTCAGGCCGGAGCGGGCGACGTGTATTTAGCGGGCGGTGTGGAAAGTACGAGCCGAGCCCCATGGAAGATCGAAAAACCACTTTTGTTATATAGTAGGGATTTGCCCGCCGTCATGAACAGAGCGAGATTCTCTCCGGATTTTATCGGCGATCCCGATATGGGCACCGCTGCTAACAATGTTGCGGACAAGTATGGAATCACTCGGGAAGAACAGGATTCATACGCGCTGAACAGCCATCGGAAGGCAGTGCAGTCGCTTCGCAGCGGACGGTTTCATCGTGAAGTCGTGCCGGTCACAATTACCGTTGACAAGGAAATCAGAACCATCGATAAGGACGAATGTCCTCGCTCGAATACGTCGCTAGAGAAGCTGGCTGCTTTACGACCCATATTTGAGGCGGACGGTACCGTAACAGCCGGGAATTCTTGCCCAATCAATGATGGAGCATCCATCGTGCTAATGATGTCTCTGGAGAAGGCGATGGCTTTGGGCATAAAACCGCTCCTAAAATATGTTGATTCGACAGTAGCCGGCGTAGATCCGCATTATTTAGGCATCGGGCCGGTTCCAGCGGTGCGGAAGCTGTTGGCCCGCAACCATTTGTCCGTAAAGGATATCGACATCGTTGAGTTCAACGAAGCCTTTGCCTCCCAGGTGCTGGCCTCTCTCCAGCAGCTGCATATCCCGCCAGAAATCGTCAATGTCGGCGGAGGAGCTATCGCGCTTGGCCATCCATACGGGGCCTCCGGAGCGATACTTGTTACGCGCATGTGCAGCGAAATGCAGCAAATGAAAGCGGCGAGAGGCATTACTACGCTCGGTATCGGTGGTGGAATGGGGCTGGCGACATTATGGGAGAAATGCGAATAGGAGAGGAGGAGGCTGTTTCATGCTGCTTGCCAATCAATCGGCTGCCATAACAGGCTCAAGCCGGGGCATCGGCCGGGCTATTGCGATAAGAATGGCACAGGAGGGCGCGAAGGTCATCGTCAATGGAACCGATGAGAGCCGAGTGCAGGCTGTAGTACAGGAGATTCGTCAGAGCGGTGGTATCGCCGTTGGCGTAGCCGAATCGGTGGGGACAATGGACGGGGGAGCAAAGATCATATCAACAGCCATCCAGCAGTTTGGCCGGATCGATATTTTAGTGAATAACGCCGGGATCATTCGCGATAAAATAGCACACAAGCTAAGTGAAGAAGACTGGGACGCAGTCGTCGATACGCATTTGAAAGGGACATTCACCTGTACGCGGGCGGCGCTTCCAAGCATGAGGGAGCATAAGCACGGCTGCATTATCAATATGACTTCAACAGCCGGTTTGCACGGAACGGTGGGTCAGCTCAATTACAGCGCGGCGAAGGCAGGCATTCTCGGCATGACCTGGACGCTGGCACTGGAATTGGAAAACTACGGAATCAGCGTAAATGCCATTGCTCCAGCAGCTTTAACGGATATGACATTGCCATATGTTGAGAGGGCGAGGAGGGATGCAGCATCCACAGGACAAAGCTTTAACGATGATTATTGGAAGCTCGGAACGCCTGAGGAGGCCGCCGAACTCGCGGTTGCTTTATCATTGCCTCAGAGCCGCGGCATTACCGGAGCTGTGTTTTCTGTAAATGGCGGTGATATTGGACTGTGGGAGCGGCCTCAGCATCATTCGCTTGCCTCACGTAAGGTAGAAGCCTGGGACGCCGTAGAAATTTTCAAGCAAGCTTTAACGAATATAACATAACTTAATCGCCGAATATTCTAGCGAACAACGAACATACGGAGGTGTGCTTTTATTGAAAACGAAACGGATATTCATCGGCATGATGGCCGGAATGGGGAGAGTGAACCGCTGCCTGCCAGTGGCGCTGAAGCTCCGAGAGATGGGACATGAGGTAGCCTTTACGATTTGGGGCAATGCGGGTGCGGCGATGGAGAACGTCGGTTTCCAATCGATTCCGATTCCATCTATTCCAGAACCGAAAGGACAGGTGTTCCATCCTAACTTTATGGATTTTAACCACTTTTTAGCGATGATGGGGTATTCTGACCCAGAATATATGACCAATGAGCTGGAGGCTAGGCTGCGCGTTACGACCGACTTCAAACCGGATCTCGTGATTACCGATTCCAGCCTGTCTGCTGCATTCATCGCTCGAAAGCTTGGAATCCCGCTCGTTTCGATCAATCAATCTTGTTCACTCCCCGGCGGCATGCCTTTTGCTCAGGATACTCCAATTGCTCCGGCTGCTTCTGAAAAAACGAATGGGAAAGGAATTGAAGGGAATTACGATGTCACCGGAGTGCTTAATGAAACGTTAGCTTCGCATGGAATGAAGCAAGCCGACCATGTGCTCTCATTTCTGGCAGGTGATCTCGCACTTGTCCCTAGCATTCCGGAATTTGATCCTGTAGACCAATCGGCATTATCTATTCCGTTGGAATATGTCGGGCCGATGGTGTGGAGAGATGATAGTATGGCAGGCATGCCGCCGTCTTGGCGAGAGCACCGAATCGGTACAAGGAATCGGCGTGTATTCGTATATACGAGCAGACTGGTCGAGTGGGGTGTTGAGAGCGGCGGGCATATTTTCAGAGAAGTGGTTCACGAGCTGGGCAATACGGCTACGGAAATTTTAATCGCTACCGGATTTAATCCGCTAGAGGGAAATGCTGTCGAGATCCCCCCTAATATAAATTTCACGACATATGTGTCTGGGGTCATGGCCGCAGAGCAAAGCGATCTTATGATCCATCATGGCGGTCACGGTAGCTGCATGACAACACTGTTAACAGGCACGCCTTCATTAATCATCCCTACCTGGGCGGAAAGAGAGTTTAATGCCAGGCAATTACAGGGCATCGGGGGCGGCCGCGTGATCAATCCGAAGGATATAACCGGTCTTCAACTGGCAGAAGTCGTAGAATCGATGCTGAACGATGAAGCCTTGGAACAGGCTCGTAAATTACAGCAAGATATTGTTGCGGGAAATTATGGAGGGGCCGAGCGTGCTGCTGAATTGATTAGTGAGCTGTTATAACCCAGCTTGGGGTATGTGAAAGACAATGCTGAGGCTTTATCTGCATCATACATGCCGATACCTTAAGAAAGGAGTCGTCGCCATTGAAAAGTGTTCTGAACATGATGAGGAATCCCGCAGTCTTGCTGCTGTCTGTTTGTATCTTTTTTATTGGCATGGGATATTCCTTGACCTTGCCCTTTATGCCGCTGTTCGGCGTAGAGAAAGTTGGCATGACGCCTTTATCGCTCGGTACCTTTCTGGCTGTCGGATCGTTGTGCGGCATTATTTGCAGTACCATAATTGGGAGATTGTCGGATAAGAAACCGGTCCGAAAATGGATCGTCATCGGCTCGTCAGCCTCGGCTTCCCTAGGGTATGTTTTTTATGCTTTCAATGAAAATTATGTTGTTCTATTCATCGTCGTCTCGACGCTGATTGCGGTTTCTTATGCAGCTTTTCCACAGCTGTTCTCGCTGGCCAGAGAAATTACTGAGAGGGAAGCGAGCGTCGACATCCCCGTCGTGATGTCCGTCATGAGGGCTCTTGTGTCGCTTGCATGGATCGTTGGTCCGGTTATCGCATCCTTCGTTATACAGAAATTTGATTATCAAGGCTTATTTCTTACCGTGGCGGCCATGTATCTCCTAGTGGGACTGTTCGTGTTGTTCTTGCCTG comes from the Paenibacillus lentus genome and includes:
- a CDS encoding adenine deaminase C-terminal domain-containing protein gives rise to the protein MRIVSSSFQEYQELISVSLGSKPATMWIKNAQYLNVYTGQVERGNIYISTNRIAYVGDKEFVASPETSIVELEQEQILVPGYIEPHAHPCQMYNPFTWGDTQLRGGTVLSINDNLSLLMQLGEHRAIQFIEELNGISRHMFLWWCNFDQLQLNNRDSLQEWLLHPLVVQGGEFTEWFKLLQGDEELQERLYMLKGKHRMRVEGHLPGVSYEKISGIAAAGIGADHEALNAKDVLKRLRLGLYATLRYSSIRPDLPDILQGLVGDPRFNLNRVMLTSDGPSPNFTAAHSCASMIKLCIEAGIPAADAYRLGTLNPATYYGLDEDLGGIAPGKLACFNVLSSLSDPTPIHVMQQGKWHVWNRCQVNPTDEAMISDWLKAYFPSSRITVNLTPAQIRVETDIGIELINDVITKPYEFTANSELDAEECFISLLDSHGQWGLHTRLKGFATGVVALASTYSASKDTLLIGRNLGVMCDVLRELNDRGDGILAYFANGEQVYIPLPLGGTMSAADMRAVSDCLERFTGLMREHGYRFRDPAYTLLFLTASHLPNIRMSERGLYLVKNDEVIISPVQLNID
- a CDS encoding thiolase family protein, translating into MAIPVIVAAKRTAIGKYGGMFKETPPEVLTAEVIKAILNDMLVQACEIDDVILGNVVGPGGNIARLSALTARLPVEVPGLTVDRQCGSGLEAINIAARLIQAGAGDVYLAGGVESTSRAPWKIEKPLLLYSRDLPAVMNRARFSPDFIGDPDMGTAANNVADKYGITREEQDSYALNSHRKAVQSLRSGRFHREVVPVTITVDKEIRTIDKDECPRSNTSLEKLAALRPIFEADGTVTAGNSCPINDGASIVLMMSLEKAMALGIKPLLKYVDSTVAGVDPHYLGIGPVPAVRKLLARNHLSVKDIDIVEFNEAFASQVLASLQQLHIPPEIVNVGGGAIALGHPYGASGAILVTRMCSEMQQMKAARGITTLGIGGGMGLATLWEKCE
- a CDS encoding AMP-binding protein, which gives rise to MLITDVIQAHAASHPDKIALIIDNTRKTYKELYCGIKMAAHVLLDYEDELNDDRDTIVGFLLNNSVEFIQYFLAATKIGLCSALFDPKWTDVNIEAIIRQCQPAILIVDFDILPRLTNIPHTAKLIVIDSDASAHSPMIAKYNVTADWISSEPHRFSTSESLFYMGFTSGTTGLPKGFVRAQRSWIESFTRAKEAFCLADNDHVLGTGPLVHSLTIYAAIQTLYLGGTFYLSRKFRAELAIETLESNPITHIYLVPTIFEAIYHAAISRSYKFTSTTVRSLITTGDKWTPESKQKVNQIFSKAGIYEFYGASELSFVTVLDPVGNEQKPSSVGKPFSGVEVSIRKPDGEEAGEGEVGQVYIKSGMIFSGYFENEEETKQVIQGEWATVGDLAMRDADGFLYMVGRNKNMIISGGLNIYPEEIEKVLLKQEEIAETVVVGVPDAYWGQKVVALIQFQEGAVLADQDIFALCRKQLASYKCPKEIIRVHSFPYTTSGKISRTKIIDWLAGRGV
- a CDS encoding glycosyltransferase, with the protein product MKTKRIFIGMMAGMGRVNRCLPVALKLREMGHEVAFTIWGNAGAAMENVGFQSIPIPSIPEPKGQVFHPNFMDFNHFLAMMGYSDPEYMTNELEARLRVTTDFKPDLVITDSSLSAAFIARKLGIPLVSINQSCSLPGGMPFAQDTPIAPAASEKTNGKGIEGNYDVTGVLNETLASHGMKQADHVLSFLAGDLALVPSIPEFDPVDQSALSIPLEYVGPMVWRDDSMAGMPPSWREHRIGTRNRRVFVYTSRLVEWGVESGGHIFREVVHELGNTATEILIATGFNPLEGNAVEIPPNINFTTYVSGVMAAEQSDLMIHHGGHGSCMTTLLTGTPSLIIPTWAEREFNARQLQGIGGGRVINPKDITGLQLAEVVESMLNDEALEQARKLQQDIVAGNYGGAERAAELISELL
- a CDS encoding SDR family NAD(P)-dependent oxidoreductase; protein product: MLLANQSAAITGSSRGIGRAIAIRMAQEGAKVIVNGTDESRVQAVVQEIRQSGGIAVGVAESVGTMDGGAKIISTAIQQFGRIDILVNNAGIIRDKIAHKLSEEDWDAVVDTHLKGTFTCTRAALPSMREHKHGCIINMTSTAGLHGTVGQLNYSAAKAGILGMTWTLALELENYGISVNAIAPAALTDMTLPYVERARRDAASTGQSFNDDYWKLGTPEEAAELAVALSLPQSRGITGAVFSVNGGDIGLWERPQHHSLASRKVEAWDAVEIFKQALTNIT